The Triticum aestivum cultivar Chinese Spring chromosome 3A, IWGSC CS RefSeq v2.1, whole genome shotgun sequence genome includes a region encoding these proteins:
- the LOC123062375 gene encoding histone-lysine N-methyltransferase, H3 lysine-9 specific SUVH1 isoform X1 — MCYVMDTNNALLDAGIRLLRAVMDRTSNFMPTPDQDVLDIQPLRTLAPMFPAPLGVNTFNVPNTTPPLIFVTSAGQFPGGFGAPGHPAFTSFAAAFGAQDAYGGQPASSRGQDAGRGQPASSRGQDAGGGRATTFADKYAANGGQTAANGATNLGASADNPIDVIPISAYRPTPPPVIPLDDDDDDNEHFTGNQTSASGRKIKRPSHLSGYKMSGGLGSDDNNGVKTKRNKSFHRKAGADNEFTSVPLSSSNPREVVEEVLMNFEALRRRHLQLDQAQESTKRPDLKIGATMMACNLRANIGKRIGVVPGIEIGDIFYFRMELCIIGLHTPTMAGIDYMTHTFGDKGDDSVAVCIVAAGVYENEDDATDTLVYSGSGGSSKNNEEMHDQKLERGNLALQMSLSRKNVIRVVRGFKDPGSLGGKVYMYDGLYKIHESWKERTKTGINCFKYKLLREPGQPEGMSIWKMSRKWVENPATRGRVLHPDLSSGTENLPVCLVNDVDSEKGPGLFTYITQVKYPKPLSSMKPLQGCSCLNACLPSDTDCDCAEFNGGNLPYSSTGLLVCRKNRLYECGESCQCSVNCRNRVTQKGIRVHFEIFRTGNRGWGLRSWDPIRAGSFICEYVGEVIDESKRNLDGEDEDDYLFQTVRPGEKTLKWDYVPELMGEQITNNSADTFEPLPIKISAKKMGNISRFMNHSCSPNAFWQPVQFDHGDDGHPHIMFFALKHIPPMTELTYDYGEIGADSGGIGSPGAKRCLCGSSNCRGYFC, encoded by the coding sequence TTTGTCACTTCAGCTGGGCAGTTTCCAGGGGGGTTTGGTGCTCCCGGCCATCCTGCTTTCACGTCATTCGCGGCCGCTTTCGGTGCTCAAGATGCTTATGGAGGGCAGCCTGCCTCTTCCCGTGGCCAGGATGCCGGTAGAGGGCAACCTGCATCTTCTCGTGGTCAGGATGCCGGTGGAGGCCGGGCTACCACCTTTGCTGATAAGTATGCTGCTAATGGAGGCCAGACTGCTGCTAATGGGGCTACAAACCTTGGCGCCAGCgctgacaacccaattgatgtcaTCCCTATATCAGCTTACAGGCCGACACCGCCACCTGTTATACCActggatgacgatgacgatgacaaTGAGCATTTCACTGGCAACCAGACGTCAGCATCTGGGCGGAAGATCAAGAGGCCGTCCCACCTAAGTGGATATAAGATGAGCGGCGGTTTGGGCAGTGATGACAACAATGGTGTGAAGACCAAACGCAACAAATCCTTTCACAGGAAGGCTGGTGCTGACAATGAGTTTACCTCGGTGCCCCTTTCATCCAGCAATCCCAGGGAAGTTGTGGAAGAGGTTCTCATGAACTTCGAGGCCCTGCGGCGTAGACATCTTCAATTGGATCAGGCACAAGAGAGTACCAAACGCCCAGACCTTAAGATTGGTGCCACGATGATGGCCTGTAATCTTAGGGCTAACATCGGTAAGAGGATTGGAGTTGTTCCTGGAATCGAGATAGGGGATATTTTCTACTTCAGGATGGAGCTATGCATTATTGGCTTGCATACTCCTACCATGGCTGGAATTGATTATATGACCCACACATTTGGTGATAAGGGTGATGATTCTGTAGCAGTATGTATTGTCGCTGCAGGTGTTTATGAGAATGAAGATGATGCTACAGACACACTAGTCTACAGCGGTTCAGGAGGTAGTAGCAAGAACAATGAGGAGATGCATGACCAGAAGCTTGAGAGGGGTAACCTTGCTCTTCAGATGAGCCTGTCGAGAAAGAATGTGATCCGGGTTGTACGGGGATTTAAAGATCCAGGTAGCTTGGGTGGGAAGGTTTATATGTATGATGGCCTCTATAAGATCCATGAGTCCTGGAAGGAGAGAACAAAGACTGGGATCAATTGCTTCAAGTACAAGCTGCTGAGGGAGCCAGGACAACCCGAGGGAATGTCAATCTGGAAGATGTCCCGGAAATGGGTAGAGAATCCAGCAACTAGAGGCAGAGTTCTACACCCTGATCTATCATCTGGTACTGAAAATCTTCCGGTGTGTCTTGTCAATGATGTTGACAGTGAGAAAGGACCAGGCCTTTTCACCTATATTACCCAGGTCAAATACCCAAAGCCACTAAGTTCTATGAAACCATTACAGGGTTGTTCATGCCTCAATGCTTGTCTGCCCAGTGATACCGATTGTGATTGTGCAGAGTTTAATGGAGGTAATTTACCTTATAGTTCAACAGGATTGCTTGTATGCCGCAAGAATAGGCTATATGAATGTGGTGAATCTTGCCAGTGTTCAGTTAACTGCCGTAACAGGGTGACACAGAAGGGGATTAGGGTTCACTTTGAGATCTTTAGGACAGGAAATCGAGGCTGGGGTCTTCGTTCATGGGATCCTATACGGGCTGGCTCATTTATCTGCGAGTATGTTGGCGAGGTTATTGATGAGAGTAAAAGGAATTTGGatggtgaagatgaagatgattACCTTTTTCAGACTGTGCGTCCTGGTGAGAAGACATTAAAATGGGATTATGTACCTGAACTGATGGGGGAGCAAATCACAAATAATTCAGCTGATACTTTTGAGCCACTGCCCATCAAGATAAGCGCAAAGAAAATGGGAAACATCTCACGTTTCATGAATCATAGTTGCTCCCCTAACGCCTTCTGGCAGCCAGTTCAGTTTGACCATGGAGATGACggtcacccacatatcatgttctTTGCGCTAAAGCACATCCCTCCCATGACAGAGCTGACTTATGACTATGGTGAGATTGGAGCTGATTCTGGTGGTATAGGTTCTCCTGGAGCTAAGAGATGCCTTTGTGGATCCTCAAATTGCCGGGGCTATTTCTGCTGA
- the LOC123062375 gene encoding histone-lysine N-methyltransferase, H3 lysine-9 specific SUVH1 isoform X2: MDRTSNFMPTPDQDVLDIQPLRTLAPMFPAPLGVNTFNVPNTTPPLIFVTSAGQFPGGFGAPGHPAFTSFAAAFGAQDAYGGQPASSRGQDAGRGQPASSRGQDAGGGRATTFADKYAANGGQTAANGATNLGASADNPIDVIPISAYRPTPPPVIPLDDDDDDNEHFTGNQTSASGRKIKRPSHLSGYKMSGGLGSDDNNGVKTKRNKSFHRKAGADNEFTSVPLSSSNPREVVEEVLMNFEALRRRHLQLDQAQESTKRPDLKIGATMMACNLRANIGKRIGVVPGIEIGDIFYFRMELCIIGLHTPTMAGIDYMTHTFGDKGDDSVAVCIVAAGVYENEDDATDTLVYSGSGGSSKNNEEMHDQKLERGNLALQMSLSRKNVIRVVRGFKDPGSLGGKVYMYDGLYKIHESWKERTKTGINCFKYKLLREPGQPEGMSIWKMSRKWVENPATRGRVLHPDLSSGTENLPVCLVNDVDSEKGPGLFTYITQVKYPKPLSSMKPLQGCSCLNACLPSDTDCDCAEFNGGNLPYSSTGLLVCRKNRLYECGESCQCSVNCRNRVTQKGIRVHFEIFRTGNRGWGLRSWDPIRAGSFICEYVGEVIDESKRNLDGEDEDDYLFQTVRPGEKTLKWDYVPELMGEQITNNSADTFEPLPIKISAKKMGNISRFMNHSCSPNAFWQPVQFDHGDDGHPHIMFFALKHIPPMTELTYDYGEIGADSGGIGSPGAKRCLCGSSNCRGYFC, encoded by the coding sequence TTTGTCACTTCAGCTGGGCAGTTTCCAGGGGGGTTTGGTGCTCCCGGCCATCCTGCTTTCACGTCATTCGCGGCCGCTTTCGGTGCTCAAGATGCTTATGGAGGGCAGCCTGCCTCTTCCCGTGGCCAGGATGCCGGTAGAGGGCAACCTGCATCTTCTCGTGGTCAGGATGCCGGTGGAGGCCGGGCTACCACCTTTGCTGATAAGTATGCTGCTAATGGAGGCCAGACTGCTGCTAATGGGGCTACAAACCTTGGCGCCAGCgctgacaacccaattgatgtcaTCCCTATATCAGCTTACAGGCCGACACCGCCACCTGTTATACCActggatgacgatgacgatgacaaTGAGCATTTCACTGGCAACCAGACGTCAGCATCTGGGCGGAAGATCAAGAGGCCGTCCCACCTAAGTGGATATAAGATGAGCGGCGGTTTGGGCAGTGATGACAACAATGGTGTGAAGACCAAACGCAACAAATCCTTTCACAGGAAGGCTGGTGCTGACAATGAGTTTACCTCGGTGCCCCTTTCATCCAGCAATCCCAGGGAAGTTGTGGAAGAGGTTCTCATGAACTTCGAGGCCCTGCGGCGTAGACATCTTCAATTGGATCAGGCACAAGAGAGTACCAAACGCCCAGACCTTAAGATTGGTGCCACGATGATGGCCTGTAATCTTAGGGCTAACATCGGTAAGAGGATTGGAGTTGTTCCTGGAATCGAGATAGGGGATATTTTCTACTTCAGGATGGAGCTATGCATTATTGGCTTGCATACTCCTACCATGGCTGGAATTGATTATATGACCCACACATTTGGTGATAAGGGTGATGATTCTGTAGCAGTATGTATTGTCGCTGCAGGTGTTTATGAGAATGAAGATGATGCTACAGACACACTAGTCTACAGCGGTTCAGGAGGTAGTAGCAAGAACAATGAGGAGATGCATGACCAGAAGCTTGAGAGGGGTAACCTTGCTCTTCAGATGAGCCTGTCGAGAAAGAATGTGATCCGGGTTGTACGGGGATTTAAAGATCCAGGTAGCTTGGGTGGGAAGGTTTATATGTATGATGGCCTCTATAAGATCCATGAGTCCTGGAAGGAGAGAACAAAGACTGGGATCAATTGCTTCAAGTACAAGCTGCTGAGGGAGCCAGGACAACCCGAGGGAATGTCAATCTGGAAGATGTCCCGGAAATGGGTAGAGAATCCAGCAACTAGAGGCAGAGTTCTACACCCTGATCTATCATCTGGTACTGAAAATCTTCCGGTGTGTCTTGTCAATGATGTTGACAGTGAGAAAGGACCAGGCCTTTTCACCTATATTACCCAGGTCAAATACCCAAAGCCACTAAGTTCTATGAAACCATTACAGGGTTGTTCATGCCTCAATGCTTGTCTGCCCAGTGATACCGATTGTGATTGTGCAGAGTTTAATGGAGGTAATTTACCTTATAGTTCAACAGGATTGCTTGTATGCCGCAAGAATAGGCTATATGAATGTGGTGAATCTTGCCAGTGTTCAGTTAACTGCCGTAACAGGGTGACACAGAAGGGGATTAGGGTTCACTTTGAGATCTTTAGGACAGGAAATCGAGGCTGGGGTCTTCGTTCATGGGATCCTATACGGGCTGGCTCATTTATCTGCGAGTATGTTGGCGAGGTTATTGATGAGAGTAAAAGGAATTTGGatggtgaagatgaagatgattACCTTTTTCAGACTGTGCGTCCTGGTGAGAAGACATTAAAATGGGATTATGTACCTGAACTGATGGGGGAGCAAATCACAAATAATTCAGCTGATACTTTTGAGCCACTGCCCATCAAGATAAGCGCAAAGAAAATGGGAAACATCTCACGTTTCATGAATCATAGTTGCTCCCCTAACGCCTTCTGGCAGCCAGTTCAGTTTGACCATGGAGATGACggtcacccacatatcatgttctTTGCGCTAAAGCACATCCCTCCCATGACAGAGCTGACTTATGACTATGGTGAGATTGGAGCTGATTCTGGTGGTATAGGTTCTCCTGGAGCTAAGAGATGCCTTTGTGGATCCTCAAATTGCCGGGGCTATTTCTGCTGA